atagcaaggtgtccatgtccatcctaaacttcctaactatccccctctcccttccccctgccAACCATGAGTTCAGTTCTCTAAGTCTGCAAGTCTCTCTCTGTTTGTAAGTAAGTTCAACTGTATCATttctttatagattccacatacaagggatgtcatcctgtatttctccttctctgacttaatcactcagtatgacaatctctaggtccatgcatgttgctgcgAATTGCTGCCACCATTCTTGACCTATAACCACTAAAAATTTGTTCAATGTTACTCacaaattaattctaaaaatgtGTTACATTCACATTACTGAATTTATTGGAAGTACAAAGATTAAAAAGGAGCCACTGACTCTTATTTCTCTGGttcatttcagtattttccatttctaaatCCTTACTTCTCAATACATTATACTAAATGCTTTTCTGTATGATTTTTCAACTATTCCCTGAGTTAGTTCTATTTACCTTCCTACTAGACTTTAAGCTTAAGGATTTCATGGTCTtacatccatttttcttttctcctttacagAGCAGGTACTCATTAAGACACTTgtaaaccattttttttaaaaacacagtaggCTATTCTTTTTACTAATGGAAAGAATGAATGATCCTTTTTATCATGGATTTTAGTATCCCAGTTGGAAAGAACTATGAATAATTACAGTTCTTCCTCAGAGTTATTCTTAAGACAGggacagaatgaaaaaaataaattcaacacGTGTAATTTTTATCTTATGCATTCTACTGAATTTTGCATCCGAAGACACAATGTaatttgagaaaaggaaaaaacaaagtcatacataaatatgtacctatagcagtttccttttttaaatgatATCCATACTGTTCCTTACTGTCTGATCCTGGTGTCAAAAGCAACTATTTTACTAATTTCTGAAACATTTTGCCTTTGATTACTAGTCCTCCTAAGTTTCTGCAGTCCTTTCGGTAACCTAGAACTATTGCTAAATGTTTCAGGTCTGCATACTGCTAATCACACAAGGTAAACTTTaattctatatttctatctttgaatGACTTACATAATTTCTATAGGTCTCTACTCACTAAACCAAATAGATTAAATGCTTCATACTTCTTAAAATCTCAACTGACATTATAAAATGGCAGATTTTAATCTTGGAAGAGATCTAAATTATAATCCTTAATTTTACAAAGGTGGAAACAGAGGTCAAAAGTCCTCGTCACATGTTCACCTATTTTGAAACCCGCACATACCTTCTTCACCAGAGTGAATATAGAGAATTGCAATTACTTCACATGGGAGTATGAAATTTGCAGAAACAGCATTACAAACACAATAGACATGAGCTAGATCAATGGGAAAATTACTGAATACAGTGAATCAAAGGAGTACCTTATACAtaattaatgttaaaataaaacctattcaaaataaattaattaagcaTAGATTTTACTCACCTCCCTTATGACTTGCTGTAACTCATCTTGCTCCACATTTTTATGCACTTCCTCAGCAGCTGGCAATAATGAGACTTTTCCCTGTTCTTCCTCCACTTCAGATTTAGGTCCTACAGCTTCTGAGGTTTCTTCAGTTGCTCCAGCTTCCTCAGAACTTTCCACATCTGGAGGTGTCTGCACAGAGCCTGTTCTAGAAGGAGCAGTTGGTGTTAGGGCCACCGATGCTCGGAATAATTTCTTGCTTGGTACCAGATGGGTTTTGGGTTTGCCCACTGAGTCAATAGGAGGTACTCCAGTTCTTCTACTGGCATGAGAGGGACCAGAACATACAGACGATGACTCTGATGTTGCTTGGGAAAAAACAGATTCTGAGCTTTCTCCAGGAGGAATTTCAAATCCCATTTCTCCATGGCCCAGGCCCAATTCAGACTTTAGGTATGACTGTTCCCGCATCAGTTCAGTGACCTAGAGATCAGAAAAACTGTAATTCTTCTCTCTTTAAATTAATATTCGTAGTTAAAAGAAGATTAATATCCTCAATGCTGCCCCAAATCATTTAACTTGTAGAGACATGATTCGAATGCACTCATTTAGTTACTACTCAATTTCATTTgcaaaaacagcaagaaaaattaaaattcgcAGTGAGATCAAGCCATAAAATATTTAACTAGGCTATAGCTGGATGAAATTTTACTTGGTTCCACATGGGTGTCCAAATTACTTACAAAGAAAAGTAACCAGTAAAAAAAACTCATAATGCCCTCAAATGaactaattcatttaaaatacaataaaaatcaaTCTTTGTTCAAAATGTAGTCATCTTAAAGATCCAATTACCTAAAGAACCTGGAATCAGACTGTGAAAGCACATTTCCTgaaatataaattactttttatgATGCATTATTTCCTTTAGGCCATGAAGATAAATCATTATTGCAATTAACTGGCTTTCTAGTGGCCAAAGATGGCAACAGACTTCAAGAAGTGCCAGACTCACTTCTAATCAAATTAACTAACTTATCAaattctgtatttaaatttttttttcatctacatTAGGAAAACTGTGTGTTTATCAAATATGAtatcattcccttccccagtgatTTAAAAGGAAAGAGGCTTACTGGTTCCATTACATTcaatggagaagggcatgacaagtTATCTGCGCTTCTACTGCCACACATTccctgaaaaagcaaaacaatatatatatatatatatgatatatgtgtgtgttttttcaaATTGCAAGTGCTTTATAATAAAATGAGCTAATTATTTTTACTCTAAAGCAGTCCTTTATGTCACAAAAGTCAGCCTCAGCTGTCAAAGGATCCTATAAAATGTGTTACTGTGACTGAAGGTTGCATAGAAGATGTTCTGATTCTCTGATCTCACCAATGCACATTTCTCAGAATAATAGATCAAAACTGTTGATGAGATCAAATAGATCAAAACTGCCGATGAGATATTCATTGACAAGATATGCATAGTCTGTgatatcatatacatatacacacacacacacattcttactCTACTTgctatgtgtgcatatatacgtgtgtgttcaTGCAATTGTTTTTAACAAAATCAGTTATGTTCAATTAACAAAGAGAAGAATTCACTGTTTCAACATTTCAAAACAATATATTCTACAACTGAAAGATTTTGGCAAAAATAAGAATACAATTGTTGAAGTTCAGATTGCATGAAAAGGAACATTAGGAGTAAGAATAGTGGtacaaaatagagagagagagtgtttgtctctatttttgtttgtatACAGGTTTTTCTGCTTTTACAAAGATCTTATTTGATTCCTCAAAAAACATACAGAATGGAAAAGatccaaaataaaggaaaaatgtaaaGGGAACAGTATTTTTTCAAAGGCAAGAAAGGGTGGGGGAAAAGGTTACAtgaaatacatatgtgtgtgttcttCAGTTATACACAATGAGTAACATCTAAATTAGTCATATGCTAACCtactatcatttttcctttaaaatcctTAAATTTTTGCATTGCTCTTTATTCTCTATtattaaattatgatttttcaatatatttatatatatataaatatgctaaATATTTAAGAAGTTAACCACAACTTACACATTCCATTGATTTGTCAGAAAGACTCATTAAACACGGCATGTCTCTaatgccatttttaaaatatgttgtttttaaattaaggcatTTGTCCTAAATTGTGTGGAACGCTATTAACAAGTTCTGAGTGAAAAAACCGTGACAACCCGAGGAAGCATACCATGAGTGCGGAGGGGCGGAAGGCTGACGGCAAGTGCACAGGGCGGAGCtgctcctccagccccagcaggCGCTCCTCCAGCTGCAGCTCCAGGTCCTGGAGTTCCATTCGGACTGAATTTCTCAAACTCTGCAGCTGATCAACTTCATACCTATTAGTAGGAAACTCAGTGTCACAACTCTCACAAGCTTTTGGAAGTTACTGAAACTCCAAGTTCTATAGATTAGCACAACAGCGTCTGCAATGAGTATAACCATTATAACTGCTTTTTCTTCCTCTAGCTTCCATCACAAATATTCCAGACAATAAGAAACAGATTCCAACCACTGTCTTCCTCAGTTCAGCGAAGACAGAGAAGTTTACTTAGCAAAACATTGTGCCCAATTTTATTTACAATGGTTCACAGACTAGATAAAGGGTACACAGCAGTGTAAATAAAAGTCagcttccaagaaaaaaaaaagttaaaatgctttttagaatgaaaaatattttaagtcaacgTTAAGACATATGAACTGTTACCTTTCCTCCTCAGTCATATGATGATAAACCATGGTTTGCTGACGCAGCATTGCCAATTCTAAATCCATCATTTGCGTTCTAAACAAATTCAGACTCCGCCTCATTACTTGGAGCTCCTGGAAAGTATTCTAAAATGCAATATAAGAGCATTAACTTCTAAATCACACAAATTATTCTGTAACACAAGGATTTAAGTAACTACTTACTTCATAAAGAGGTAGAACAGATGATTTCTGAGTACTATACGGAGCAGCAGCAAGATCAGGTCCTCTCATCATAGGGTACTTCAAAAGAGTGAAAGTCTGATTAGAAAGCAATGTTAAAGTGACTACTTCCACATCATCTAAGGTGTTAAAAAGGCAGAATTTGGGGAGTACATATGTTTCTCTTTGGGGcataaaacaaaacctaaaaccaCTTCATGTTGTATGCCGAAATCAAATAAATCAGTCACCAGTACCACCTACTACTCCTATCTGTTGTAGTTATAAGTCAGTGTATTTGGAACAGGAAAGAGGCAAAGGAACACATATAGTTTAAATCTATTAATATGTCTTACAGGACCtccttcttgccttgagaaagtagaaaaataaaaacaaaactcagaaatACAGAAGCAATAGCAAATGTCATTCTGAGATGACAGAAATGACTGACTTGGCTGAAGAAAGTAGCAAGCAATCACCACATTCACTCTTAGATATCTGAGTATCTACTATGCACCCCTTAGGTAgtgaaaaagataaaaggaagataGAAGGCATTCCCAGCCTTCAAGCATTCTCACAGAGGAAGAAACAAGGagaaaacagaagtagaaatatatacataatattggTTGGGGTTGGTGTGGGGACTGCTATGATGAAAACAATCAAAAATCCAGATTAGGTTTGGGGTTGGTATGGGGACTGCTATGATGAAAACAATCAAAAATCCAGATTAGGTTAAGTGTTTTCGACAGTGGTGACACTTGAGCTGTATCTTAACAGTAAACAGGACTTAGTCAGGTGAAGAAAGGCAAGGGCAGGCCatcccaggttaaaaaaaaaaatgtggcatgtgttaaaaaaaaaaaaaaaccagacagcTAGGGACACACACCTAGGCAGGAGCCTGCATGTTATGTGGAGCATGCTTACAGGGAGTGGGCCTGGAGACACAGGCAGAGGCCAGGAGATACACAGCACCTGTCTCCTGAGGTGGGGTGGACTGAGGATGGGGAAATCAGCAGAGTCACTCATGAACACTGAAGAGAAAACCACATCTCGAGCAGAACAAGCTGGTCTAGGCAGGTGGAACATGAAGGTGTAGGTGGACAGGACCCTGGGAATCCCCAGCTTCCCGTAACTGCAGCTCAAAGGTTAATTTCTCATTTGTAGACAGAACTACATTTTgtaaggaggaaagagagacacCCACTTTCTGGTTAGACTGAAAATCATTAGTAGAAGACAATCATCATGAGGATAAAATCGCTACTTAAAAGTGTGTTTTACTACATAACTTGAAAGGTTTCCAACTTTCATTTTTACTGTCAAAGGGGCTTCCTGTCTACTACATCATCATGAAAAGGAACGTATCATATACACTCTAGGCTTCTCGACTCTTAGCTGAACACCCCGTTCATTACATTACACTGTCATTTTCTTCATTCCTCAACTGCCTAATCTAAGTAGCTCAGGAAGAGATTTAGAAAGGAAATGTGAAAGGCAAACCAACAATTTACTTCTCAAAACTTATTTTGGAAATTGTTCCCATCCCACTAACAAATCTGAGAGCAGGGACTTTAAAAGTGACAAGACATATAGACTAGATCCACACGTTtacctgatttttttctcttcttttaacccAGTGGAAGCAGACTAATTCTGTACCAGGAGACCAGCATCAGGAGTCAGCAGATGAAGGAAAAGCTTAGTCAGAGAGCAACGAGTGGAACCAGGAGAACACACGGCCACACAAGCCAAGGGAGGAAAACTTAGAAAGAAGTGGTGAACACTGTCAGATGGAAGAGAAAAGGACAGCGCttgagaagttttcttttttaatgacaaagACAACTTGACTAAGACAGAGACAATGGAGGATAGAGGCTAAAGAAAGGAGGAcacctaaaaaaacaaaatctcctCTCCAGAAGGGAAGGAGACTGTGAACAGAGACATTCACCTTGTTCAGAATTAGTTACAGCTTTTCCCTTGAGCTAGGAAGGAAGAGGCtggggcgggggtcggggggtggagggggggaaaGTACAGATAAATTTAAGGATGTAGGAAAATGAGGCTGAGGTGATTCATGTCTGATGGCTCCTAGCTTTCCAGTGAATTACAAGGTACTCAGaccaataaaagaaaacaagagtaaGAAAGATAAACTTGGTTTCATACCTGGGAAAGATTCTGCAGTGAGTTTCTAATATCATGCAACACTCTTCGCAACTGCATCTCAATGGCAGAAGGGGGGTTCACAGAGCACGCTCGGTAAGGGGAGGCAGCATGTCTGTGTGAGTAAGGACATCCGAGAGGGCACGGGAAGGCACTGCAGGCGGCGCCTGCTACACTGGGAACACTGTGAGTGCTCAGAGTTCTCATGTGTTCACACAGGTGCCTTTCCTGCCACTCCGAGTGGAGAGAGTGAAGGGAGCAGGTGGACTGAGATACAGGCGCTGGAGCAGGCAGCGAGCAGGCCGGAGTCCTCCGCTGATGGCACTCCTCCAGCCGCGTCACCTCACTCGGGGCATTGGCTTCTTTCTTCCCAGACGTCGGAGAGATGAAAATAGTGGATTTGACAGAAGACTGACcatcatgctcagtcacttctttCTCTAATCTCTGTTCCTCCTCCTGTGTATACTTGTAGGTGAAGGATGGTGGACTGCATCTGGTCTCTTTTCCAGGGGACAACCGGACATTgacagatgacacaacccttactGGGCTCAGCAAGGTGGTTGGTAAAGACTGAGACCTCCTTAGAGGATAGCCAGCTTTTGCAAACAGGTACCTCTGTTTTAACAGATCTTTTGACTTTATCAAACTACGCCCCACTCTTTGATTAGACAGACTACAAACCTTCATTTGCGCTCTTTGTAAAGCTGTATTAACTCTGTCCACAGAAGAGGGAGACCCCGTTGTATTTTCAGCCCCTTTCTCACCACATTTAGCTTCAATAGAAGCCAATGATTTAAGAATATGGTGGGTGGTATACTGGACAAATTCACATTCGCTGCTTTTATCCACATCACTTTCAGCACTTGCTTCCCTTAGTAATTCCACAGGCTGTGCTGGAGACACATCCTCTTTCCTTTCAGTAATTTCAGCAGCGTGATCCCCTGCACTCCAGGTGGACTGCTGATGTCCTATGTTCTCAACAGTCTGGCACAGGAGGGAATCCTGGCCATCTGACCTTTTCTCAGCAACTGTTgctgccttttctctttctatctGAGGACACGTAAGAGACTCCTCCTCTGATTCATTAAAATAAGGCTGgtcttgcactgttggtgtgaCAAGGTCTTCACCAAATGATGTGACTGTTGTCTCACTGTCGCAGCTATCTGCACTACTCCCCATGGCCTGCAAGGACTCATGAACCTGTGAAAGGAAAACAGGTAGAAGGATGGGGAACTCAAATAAGTAGTAGCATTAACAAAATACCAAACTGCTGTGAGGCTTCTTCACTTTCGGGGTCTCCCACCTTGGTTTTGGCCCTGGTGCTGCTCTAAACTGCTCTCAGTGTCCTTGATCAACAACTCTGCTTTCTCACAAAGAGTATTCCAGATCTTTACTAATTTCCTTAAATACCCCCTTTCAACACCcatctccttttcttcctggaagaggaaatggaaacccactccagtaatcttgcctgaaaaatttcacggacagaggaacctagctgACTACATTCcacgaggctgcaaagagtcggacatgacggggCAAATAAGCACTCCATTCCTTCCAACATAGGACACTGACTCAGAGAAAACGGACAAAAATGTCTTAACTTCTTCCTCAATACCTACAAACTTCCCTGTACCTTACCCCATCATTCCCTCCTCTCCATTCTGAAAGAAAACTGTGTCTCTTTTCAAAGCGAATCCCTCCAATCGATACTTCTGACCACCTCCTCTCAAAGGTTAGGGTATTTCTCCAGGTTCATCCCAGACTTTTCTGCATCAAGCTCTCTTTCTCTTAGCCTTCTCTTAGCCAAACAACTTTCCTAAATCATTATtgtataaaaaagacaaaaagacctGTAATCCTTAGCTATCATCCTTATTTGAAAAAAGAACATAATTCATATCTTCTCTGTCACTGATTTACTCTCCAATCACACTTCTCATTCAATGCATCAGAACTACTCACTTAAGTACTCAATTTCAGAATTAAacaaattttcatcttttcactcCAATGGCTACAGCTCTCCTTTTAAAAGTTTCTCCTCCATCTCTCAATTTTTATGCCTGCTGGATTATTCTTAGTCTCCTTAGAAACTTCTCACTGTCTACTCCTTAAATGCTGTTTCTAAGGtacttttttaggttctttttttctcttattccagttttctttaaaatttccttaCAGATGTTTAAAACACTTTTCACGTACATTGTGTACTGCACACATAAACTATAAGTTCCTTGAGAACAGTTTAAGACATGCCTGTCTTCTGGATTATCTAACACACTATAGCATAAAAGTCAAGTAATATTGAGCAAGCTATGAAACCACAGTTTTAGTTAgttattaattattataaaatactgaaatacaggcacaaattgtaaagaatctgcctacaattctggagacctgggttcgagccctgggtagggaagatcccctggaaaaaagaatggctacccacttaagtattcctgcctggaagattccatggacagaggagcctggcaaatcCATGCggtagcaaagagttagacaagactgactgactaacactttcattttctctcactGAAATACAATGatgatagaaaatttaaaaaaaaataaaataggttaaGGATTAAAATACTCTGTTTATTGGTGGTTCAAAAATGAAGAagcttttttggttgttgtttttaaatattcagtcagagaaagatgaataattAGTGTAACTTAACATTTATAGACAAATGGTCAGATAATAAGACTAAAACTCTAGGATACAGATGctatcatttgaaaaataaatattgcacaGATTCTCTTGAATATATAGACAGTGAAAAATCACCTAAATATAAAGAAGTTAATCATAACGCCTACTATGATAGGAAATATTACCTGAAGATGATTAAGCGAGAGGCAGTCTGTCGAATCTTCAGCAAAACCACTGCTATCAGAGTGCTGACTTGCAGTACGTAATAATTGAtctaccaaaaaagaaatgcagttaTACAAAACTGCTATATAGGACTTCGGTGAGTACCTTTATCACATgatttccaaaagatacatggTACACAACAGTGACTCTTTCTGAGAAAAGTATGCATCACTTATGCCAAATTGTGGCTTCAAAGCATAGGAAGTGACCTGAATtcaaataaaactgaatcacATCAGAAATTCTCAGTGTTGCAAATTAAGCACTAATTATCATGTATTTTGGTCTTATCCTTGGAGAACAACCTGCTGAAATGAAAAATggctctaataaaaattaaagtcccAAATAAACcattttcattatataaaatatgtaaagacaCTTAGGTGAAATCAGAAGTTTAAGTGCAGTGTATAAAACGTGTACGGGCTTCcttggtgctcagtggtaaagagtccacctgctaatgcaggagacagtgtGAGGCCTGGTCCACAAGGGCCCCACACGCCACGGAGCAGCTTGGCCACGGGCCACAACTACGCAGTCTGTGActagagcccgtgtgccacacccctggagcctgtgcatctacagcctgtgctccacaacgagcgAGGCCAGTGGGGTGAGAGGCCCACGCACCATCGCTATAaggcagcccctgctcgccacaccTAGGGAAGGCCTGTGTGTGGCAACAAAGGCCCAGCATGAccgaaaataaatacataaaattctgTGTATTTAAAAACACCTATTACCTtcccaataagaaaataaaaatacaattaaggccaacaaattaataatttatatacaagAAAACTTAAATGTCTCTGATGTTTCAAATGCTGCAAACATTTGTAAGTTATGAAACAATTATTTCTTAGCTGAATGAAAATCACATAGGTTCAACTAGAAGgtaatattgttaatttttatcATTCCTGGTTAGTAtaagctaaaaaaaatttttttaagtaactaaAAAAACCAACTAAGCACAGTAGGCATGATTACATGCCCAGTTACACTGTGAGCACCATAGTAGGGGAGACTTTACAGCTGTTACATTTACTGAGGATGACATTTCATGACACAGTCAAGTTCTGCAGAAGCAATAGGCTAAATACTCTGTGTTTACCAAGTCCACATTCATTTAAGATTTGAATGACAGGAAGTACTCCATAATATGTTTGAATAAAATCCAAAATTAATTATTGGTTGCCtgactttgaaaaatattctaattACCTTAGGTTCAACCTGGAGCAACATgaaatggaataatatttttcccattaaaaatgtaaaataattctgTAATGTTTTGAAGTCAAAAAAATTGTATAATATAAGGAACTGATCCATATCTTGATAAGTTTAGGTAAATTGTAATAATTGTGAAACTGAATTAGAGTAAGCTGTTACTACAGGTACTAATTATGCAGTACATTATCCGAGAAAATGATTAACATGCCACAGGAGTCATCACCATAATTGTATGTTTgcatacctttttaaaaagaaaaactagattGTCAGTATTCTGAGAACAGGAACCTTATTTATTCCTGTTTGTATCCCAAGTAACTAGAGCAAGCCAACAATAAAAACGTATTTGCTGAATTAATCAATCTCCATAAAGTTATCTCCATAAAGCAACAACAGACTTCAACAGTTGCTTAGAGGATTTAGAGGTGAAACTGCCCAATCTGCTTGGGCAAAGGGCAGCTGCCAAAGAGCCCAGGAAGCCCTGACCAGCTTCCCTCCGGTTCTCTCCCCTGAGTCGTCTTGGCCACCGTGCAGCACCGCCCGTGCCAAGCGCCTCCTCCGCAGTCAGCCCAGTctgaattcacacacacaccaggtcAAGTGTGGACTGCTTAGGCTTCAGAGCAGATGTCAGGCAGTGGAAAGAACAAGGAGACCTGGGTCAAGTCCTGGCTTTATCATCGTAAGCAGTAACTCCTCTCCTCAGAAAATGAGACAATAGTTCTCCTACCTTACCGTGTTACTTCAGAAACTAAGTAGAATGTAGGTGAAACCGTTTTTGTAAACTATAAATCACGATTGAGACTCTTCAGTCAGACATTTCAGTTTCACAAAAAGCAGAGTTTACCAAAGAAAAAGgcagaattaaaaagaaacagacttgtGTCCTAACTGAAGAGGTAAGAcattatttctaattaaaaagtaggaagttaaaGCAAACATTACAGTGAGAACAAAACAAAAGGTGCCAATTCTATTTATCCAGCATCACAGAGAAACAGTGCACCTGCATACCCTGCTAGGCCAAAGAAAATATTGAACATCTTTGGCAGTAAGGACACTATTGGACTGTTCTTAACATGCCTACTGAATGTTAACTTGTGACATGAGTTGCGTCACTAAACCTCTATTGTAAATCCTGGGACTGCATCTGAGATTTAGATTACTGTAGCTTCAGAAATTCTATTACCAAAGTGGGAAGCATTTTTATACATGCGCTGTGTGCATTTTTACTAAACTTGTGAGATGAATATATTACCAGTGATTCAAATTCTGCCACTAGGATTAACATACTTGCATATCACATCAAAATTTGGAaggctactttaaaaaaaatgactaaaacaCACTAttgttctttctccctctttcatgCATATACACAAAACTATTTTACTGTTAATTTACACAGATGTGATTCAAAAAAGAGTTACCATTTTTAGTTATGGCACCAGAAATAAGAGCTCCTACAGAAGACAAGAGGAAGAAACTCAGATGTGAATACAAACCACATTCCATCTTTCCCACTACAGGAAGCTTACTCCTCAAGGATCTTAAGGTAATTATACTGTTTTCATCCCCCTTTTGACACAGGGCAAGCTGCTTTATCCAATGCATCCCTTTACCTATCTAAAGCAAAGATTCCTGGATGGCTATGAACTCTGCCTTACAGCTCAGGAACACATATATTTATGGGctcacaaagggaaaaaaattaagcagtAAAGTTCATTTTGTGTCTGAGCAGAACTGTGGTACCCTAGGGAGAGTGGGGATCTTGTTTGTCAGTACTGTACtgcaatagaaaaagaaaatttatatgcaGATTGTTTCATATGGAGTCACTCCAGAGATCAGAAGAGAACATGTAATTTCCTATTCTAGGAACACACATATgaatcttgctttaaaaaaaaaacacaaaaaaacagggTGGTTCAGCATgtgtgaagttttaaaaataaatactcctACCTTCAGTGgtcatttaacttctcttctcctttcctttctccctaaaTCTCCAAAGCTTTACAACTTTGAAGATGATCAGACATGTTTTTCTTGTTgcaagttaaaagtgaaagaaattgaTTCAAAGGGTCTTTGGTCAATAATTAATAACTCAAGAGAAGAACAGTACCTACAGCAACTCACCTTTGATCTAGTTTGAATTTAACTAGCTTTAACTATCGCTGAGAAACTGATGTTTTCTGCCAGAGGCACATTCATGTATTATACCTAGGAGCTAGATTTAAGTAATGAAAACCCAGAGGTGGCTAATACAAGTCTACATCTCAAACATAAGCATGTAAAAAGCAGGCCTGACTTTGTTGCTCTACCACTTCCCATCTAGCCCTTGTGCAGAACTAAAACATTATTTAGAATACACATAACTGTGCAAGGAGGTCATTACAAGATAAGtgaattaaaattactttatGGGCACAAAAGTCTTCAGGAAGATACCAAAGATTCTACAATCAAACCATAATGAAGCATGCACACCTGtgttcttcatcttctttttatatttataagcACTGCAAACACTGACCGATGAAAAAACCCCTTTTCCACATCACCCAAAGACATTTCGGTAATGTGCTCAGATACCAGTGAGTACAGGCTTACTTACCTCTTTTTGACTTGTTAAGACCTAGCTGGTAAGTGGTTGGAACATGAGGAGCTTCTCCCTCTGTACTTTGGA
The window above is part of the Bos javanicus breed banteng chromosome 2, ARS-OSU_banteng_1.0, whole genome shotgun sequence genome. Proteins encoded here:
- the ITPRID2 gene encoding protein ITPRID2 isoform X3; the encoded protein is MDRPLVASAEAEEELEWQVASRRRKAWAKCRGSWQASETEDLSTEATTQDEDEDEDDLSGTKLPAAAGRGNVPNEKIAIWLKDCRTPLGASLDEQSGSTLKGVLVRNGGSFEDDLSLGAEANHLHEIDAQIDNCSNILAKERRLQFHQKGRSMNSTGSGKSSGTVSSVSELLELYEEDPEEILYNLGFGRDEPDIASKIPSRFFNSSSFARGIDIKVFLSAQMQRMEVENPNYALTSRFRQIEVLTTVANAFSSLYSQVSGTPLQRIGSMSSVTSNKETDSPPPLTRSNTANRLMKTLSKLNLCIEKTEKGEGSTPSLAVDKGKMVNISVMEESGNKNDQKSQKVVKKKESSSVLATVKEEVSGSSAALVENSDIDGLSDEANSNFNHEAESGQSQETQSHENKLDEESGILETDLGGDFNMSSHSELENSGELKNVPLCTPEKEPCAPLMIPSIRNIMAQQKDSFEMEEVQSTEGEAPHVPTTYQLGLNKSKRDQLLRTASQHSDSSGFAEDSTDCLSLNHLQVHESLQAMGSSADSCDSETTVTSFGEDLVTPTVQDQPYFNESEEESLTCPQIEREKAATVAEKRSDGQDSLLCQTVENIGHQQSTWSAGDHAAEITERKEDVSPAQPVELLREASAESDVDKSSECEFVQYTTHHILKSLASIEAKCGEKGAENTTGSPSSVDRVNTALQRAQMKVCSLSNQRVGRSLIKSKDLLKQRYLFAKAGYPLRRSQSLPTTLLSPVRVVSSVNVRLSPGKETRCSPPSFTYKYTQEEEQRLEKEVTEHDGQSSVKSTIFISPTSGKKEANAPSEVTRLEECHQRRTPACSLPAPAPVSQSTCSLHSLHSEWQERHLCEHMRTLSTHSVPSVAGAACSAFPCPLGCPYSHRHAASPYRACSVNPPSAIEMQLRRVLHDIRNSLQNLSQYPMMRGPDLAAAPYSTQKSSVLPLYENTFQELQVMRRSLNLFRTQMMDLELAMLRQQTMVYHHMTEEERYEVDQLQSLRNSVRMELQDLELQLEERLLGLEEQLRPVHLPSAFRPSALMGMCGSRSADNLSCPSPLNVTELMREQSYLKSELGLGHGEMGFEIPPGESSESVFSQATSESSSVCSGPSHASRRTGVPPIDSVGKPKTHLVPSKKLFRASVALTPTAPSRTGSVQTPPDVESSEEAGATEETSEAVGPKSEVEEEQGKVSLLPAAEEVHKNVEQDELQQVIREIKESIVGEIRREIVSGLLAAVSSSKASNSKQDSH